A genomic window from Centroberyx gerrardi isolate f3 chromosome 14, fCenGer3.hap1.cur.20231027, whole genome shotgun sequence includes:
- the LOC139931447 gene encoding YTH domain-containing family protein 1-like produces the protein MSATSIDPQRSKGQASKVQNGSLHQKETVHDNDFEPYLTGQSTQNNSYQSITDPYLSSYYAPSIGFPYPLSEAPWSTGGDPPIPYLTPYGPLSNGDHHFMPDTVFGQPGGLGSSIYPHRFNFFPENPAFSAWGTSGSQGQQTQSSAYGGSYSYPPSSLGGTLVPDGQTGFHSDTLNKAPGMNSLEQGMVGLKIGGDVTGQGSGVKAVGSVIGGPAVAATGNGATPIGMPPPKPTSWAAIASKPAKPQQLKAKVKPGMPTPGGALPPPPIKHNMNIGTWDKGPVTKVATAPLQQQQPLGLPHAMPPQPPMQQGPMQPPPPQSLVQPQMQPMALQPQPPHHQHHQPPPQPYQNHTQPPPPQTRWVAPRNRNLGYGQGGLEGSGVMGMVGGGNSGPPVSASLGPGGESHPVLEKLRAAHSYNPKEFEWNLKNGRVFIIKSYSEDDIHRSIKYSIWCSTEHGNKRLDSAFRAMNGKGPVYLLFSVNGSGHFCGVAEMRSPVDYGTSAGVWAQDKWKGKFDVDWLFVKDVPNSQLRHIRLENNDNKPVTNSRDTQEVPLEKAKQVLKIIATYKHTTSIFDDFSHYEKRQEEEEEVRKTFEPAPIQNRSRLDQERQNRNKQ, from the exons ATGTCTGCCACAAGCATTGACCCTCAG AGATCAAAGGGACAAGCATCTAAAG tgcAAAATGGTTCACTGCATCAGAAGGAGACTGTCCACGACAATGACTTTGAGCCATACCTCACTGGTCAATCAACTCAG AACAACAGCTACCAGTCCATCACCGACCCATACCTGTCCAGCTACTACGCCCCCTCCATTGGATTTCCGTACCCCCTCAGTGAGGCCCCCTGGTCCACCGGTGGAGACCCCCCCATTCCATACCTCACTCCCTATGGACCCTTGAGTAATGGAGACCATCACTTCATGCCGGACACAGTGTTTGGCCAGCCAGGGGGCCTGGGCAGCAGCATCTACCCCCACAGGTTTAACTTTTTCCCTGAAAACCCAGCCTTCTCTGCCTGGGGCACCAGTGGCTCCCAAGGCCAGCAGACTCAGAGCTCAGCCTACGGTGGCAGCTACAGCTATCCTCCCAGCTCCCTGGGGGGCACCCTGGTGCCTGACGGTCAGACGGGCTTCCACAGTGACACCCTCAACAAGGCCCCTGGTATGAACAGCCTGGAGCAGGGTATGGTCGGCTTGAAGATCGGAGGGGATGTCACTGgccaggggtcaggggtcaaagcTGTTGGCTCTGTGATTGGCGGACCTGCAGTGGCAGCCACAGGAAATGGGGCCACGCCTATTGGCATGCCCCCACCCAAACCCACCTCCTGGGCGGCCATCGCCAGCAAACCCGCCAAGCCCCAGCAACTGAAGGCCAAGGTGAAGCCAGGCATGCCCACCCCGGGGGGAGCTCTGCCTCCGCCACCcataaaacacaacatgaaCATTGGCACCTGGGACAAGGGGCCAGTGACTAAAGTGGCcacagctccactgcagcaacagcagcccCTTGGCCTGCCCCATGCCATGCCACCTCAACCCCCCATGCAGCAAGGACCCATGcagcctccccctccccagTCTTTGGTGCAACCCCAGATGCAGCCGATGGCCTTACAGCCCCAGCCCCCCCAtcaccagcaccaccagccaCCACCGCAGCCCTACCAGAACCACACTCAGCCCCCACCACCCCAAACCCGTTGGGTCGCCCCACGGAACCGTAACTTAGGCTATGGGCAGGGTGGCCTTGAGGGTAGTGGTGTGATGGGAATGGTTGGCGGTGGGAACAGTGGCCCCCCAGTTTCGGCCAGCCTGGGACCCGGTGGAGAGTCCCACCCAGTGCTGGAGAAGCTGCGTGCCGCCCATAGCTACAACCCCAAGGAGTTTGAATGGAACCTGAAGAATGGCCGTGTTTTCATCATTAAGAGCTACTCTGAGGACGATATCCACCGCTCCATCAAGTACTCCATCTGGTGCAGCACAGAACACGGCAACAAGCGGCTGGACTCAGCTTTCCGGGCCATGAACGGTAAAGGCCCCGTATACCTGCTGTTCAGTGTCAATGGCAGCGGCCATTTCTGCGGCGTGGCAGAGATGCGCTCACCAGTGGACTACGGCACCAGTGCCGGTGTATGGGCGCAGGACAAGTGGAAGGGAAAGTTTGATGTGGACTGGTTGTTTGTTAAGGACGTGCCTAATAGCCAACTGCGCCACATCCGCCTGGAGAACAACGACAACAAGCCAGTGACCAACTCCCGTGACACCCAGGAGGTTCCTCTGGAGAAGGCCAAGCAGGTGCTCAAGATCATCGCCACCTACAAACACACCACCTCCATCTTTGATGACTTTTCCCACTACGAGAAGAggcaggaagaagaggaggaggtgcgtAAG ACCTTTGAACCTGCTCCGATACAGAACCGCTCTCGGTTGGATCAG GAGCGCCAAAACAGGAATAAACAATAG